From the Rhodopirellula islandica genome, one window contains:
- a CDS encoding carboxypeptidase-like regulatory domain-containing protein: MNLPTTMLCTGLAFLTTISIGCSDSPPEGTVEGTVTLNGKPYDDAAVMFLDSTTGQAAGTDIQDGGQFVLKDPVPTGTYSVYLAPRTVPMEEGSPEAVKIDESVPEKYWNEASTDIEAIVNEGENSVTIELKKS, translated from the coding sequence ATGAACCTTCCAACCACCATGCTCTGCACCGGCCTGGCATTCCTCACGACAATTTCGATCGGGTGCAGCGATTCGCCTCCGGAGGGGACGGTCGAGGGAACCGTCACTCTCAACGGAAAACCTTACGACGACGCTGCGGTCATGTTCTTGGATTCAACGACCGGACAAGCGGCGGGCACGGACATCCAAGACGGTGGCCAATTTGTTCTGAAGGATCCCGTTCCAACCGGAACTTACAGCGTCTACCTCGCGCCCCGAACGGTTCCGATGGAAGAGGGGTCGCCAGAGGCCGTCAAAATTGACGAATCAGTTCCAGAAAAATACTGGAATGAAGCCAGCACTGATATCGAAGCGATCGTCAACGAAGGCGAAAACAGCGTGACCATCGAACTCAAAAAGTCGTAA
- a CDS encoding Tex family protein yields the protein MQIIARELNLPEKQVAAVIELLEAGNTIPFIARYRKEATGGLDEIALRAIEDALEKHNALQARKTTVLKTIEEQGALTADLRKQIEACTDLRTLEALYLPYKPKRRTRATIAREKGLQPLADLLLKQTKLPQSKQQTLAGFVNEDLDVADADAALAGALDIIAEQWSEDAPVREWMVEKGTKFGQITSAVKRGKKDQADKYEAYLDRAESAARIPGHRLLAMLRGEAEGVLRVGLQMEDDRAISHIQSTFLRNRSFEFAKELESAAEDCFQRLLQPATQSTVLQMLKEKADEDAIGVFGKNLHELLMSPPGGPRVTIGIDPGFRTGCKVAVVDGTGKFLANTTIYPTPPKSDTAGASKQLLALIQKHQVELIAIGNGTASRETDAFVGELIRDNQLDVTKVMVSESGASIYSASELAGKEFPNLDVTVRGAISIARRLQDPLAELVKTDPKSIGVGQYQHDVNQPLLRKCLDRTVESCVNHVGVDLNMASVPLLSRVAGIGPKLAENIVQYRDTNGRFGSRKELTKVPKLGKKAFEQAAGFLRIRGGDEPLDNSAVHPESYSLVSRMAKELKADVKTLVGNATLSQKLQPESFVDDRFGIPTIRDIIAELGKPGRDPRSEFKVAQFDDSVQSMADLREGMVLEGVITNVTHFGAFIDLGVHQDGLIHVSQLSNQFVSDPSEVVSVGDVVKVKVLEIDLDRKRIAVSKKALG from the coding sequence ATGCAAATCATCGCTCGAGAACTGAATCTTCCTGAGAAACAAGTCGCCGCGGTCATCGAACTGCTCGAAGCCGGCAACACGATTCCCTTCATCGCTCGGTACCGCAAAGAAGCCACCGGTGGTTTGGACGAAATCGCACTGCGTGCAATCGAAGACGCACTCGAAAAGCACAACGCTTTGCAGGCACGAAAAACCACGGTCCTGAAAACGATCGAAGAACAAGGCGCCCTGACCGCGGACCTCCGAAAGCAAATCGAAGCTTGCACCGACTTGCGAACCTTGGAAGCTCTGTACCTGCCCTACAAACCCAAACGCCGCACGCGAGCCACCATCGCTCGCGAAAAAGGATTGCAACCACTCGCGGATCTGCTGCTGAAACAAACCAAGCTGCCTCAGTCCAAGCAGCAAACCCTCGCTGGCTTCGTCAACGAAGACTTGGACGTCGCAGATGCCGATGCAGCCCTGGCAGGTGCTCTCGACATCATCGCAGAGCAATGGAGTGAGGACGCACCGGTTCGTGAGTGGATGGTCGAAAAGGGAACCAAGTTCGGACAAATCACCTCCGCCGTCAAACGAGGCAAAAAGGACCAAGCCGACAAATACGAAGCCTACCTGGATCGCGCCGAATCGGCCGCCAGGATCCCCGGTCACCGACTGCTCGCCATGCTGCGTGGCGAAGCCGAGGGCGTCTTGCGAGTCGGGTTGCAAATGGAAGACGACCGAGCGATCTCGCACATTCAATCAACCTTCCTACGCAACCGCTCCTTTGAGTTCGCGAAAGAACTGGAATCCGCCGCCGAAGATTGCTTTCAACGTCTGCTTCAACCAGCCACGCAATCCACTGTGCTACAAATGCTGAAAGAAAAGGCAGACGAAGACGCCATCGGCGTGTTTGGCAAGAACTTGCACGAACTGTTGATGTCGCCTCCCGGTGGCCCACGGGTGACCATCGGAATCGACCCTGGATTTCGAACCGGCTGCAAAGTCGCTGTGGTCGATGGCACCGGCAAATTCTTGGCCAACACGACGATCTACCCCACGCCGCCCAAGTCCGACACGGCGGGTGCGTCGAAACAATTGTTGGCGCTCATTCAGAAACACCAGGTGGAACTGATCGCCATCGGCAACGGCACCGCCTCGCGAGAAACCGATGCCTTCGTCGGCGAACTGATTCGCGACAATCAACTGGATGTCACCAAGGTGATGGTCAGTGAATCGGGCGCGTCGATCTATTCGGCCAGCGAACTGGCGGGGAAAGAGTTCCCCAATCTGGACGTCACCGTCCGAGGCGCCATCAGCATCGCACGTCGCCTGCAAGACCCGCTCGCAGAGCTCGTTAAAACGGACCCAAAATCCATCGGGGTCGGTCAGTACCAGCACGATGTGAACCAGCCTCTCCTCCGCAAGTGCCTCGACCGCACCGTCGAAAGTTGCGTCAACCACGTCGGAGTGGACTTGAACATGGCCAGTGTGCCGTTGCTTTCACGTGTCGCAGGCATTGGGCCGAAATTGGCCGAGAATATTGTTCAGTACCGAGACACCAACGGTCGTTTCGGAAGCCGGAAAGAATTGACCAAGGTTCCCAAACTCGGCAAAAAAGCGTTCGAGCAAGCCGCTGGCTTTTTGCGCATCCGCGGTGGAGACGAACCGCTGGACAATTCCGCTGTGCACCCCGAAAGCTACTCGCTGGTCAGCCGGATGGCGAAGGAATTGAAGGCCGACGTGAAGACCTTGGTTGGCAACGCGACGTTGAGCCAAAAACTGCAACCGGAATCCTTCGTGGACGACCGCTTCGGAATCCCCACCATTCGCGACATCATCGCGGAATTGGGCAAGCCGGGACGCGACCCGCGAAGCGAATTCAAAGTTGCCCAGTTCGACGATTCGGTCCAATCGATGGCAGACCTTCGCGAGGGCATGGTGCTCGAAGGAGTCATCACCAATGTCACTCACTTTGGTGCCTTCATTGACCTGGGCGTGCACCAAGACGGTTTGATTCACGTCTCTCAACTATCCAACCAATTCGTGAGCGACCCATCCGAAGTGGTTTCCGTCGGCGACGTGGTCAAAGTCAAAGTGCTTGAAATCGACCTCGATCGCAAACGCATTGCCGTCTCCAAGAAGGCTCTTGGATAG
- a CDS encoding putative 2-dehydropantoate 2-reductase, with amino-acid sequence MTAPAEPLRYAILGSGAVGGLYGAMLAKSGCEVHFLLHSDFDHVRENGLRIDSVQGDFVLESPQVYQSVESMPKCDVVIVALKSTRNALLDEWLPQVTAEKGVVLTLQNGLNVEADVRRTIPAGHVLGGCCFLCSNKVGPGHIHHLDYGRIAFGAYQEPGVDRSWAESVGHRIEADMKSAGIDANWNDDLAKTRWRKLMWNIPFNGLSVVLDASTDRIIGSQPGRELAMQLISEVHAGAAACGVEIDQKAIRATMEHTETMVPYDSSMRLDFLAKRPMEVEAIFGNPLRAIGDQASQIAPSISMLYQQLAFFDEAICRDA; translated from the coding sequence ATGACTGCTCCCGCCGAACCGCTTCGCTATGCAATTCTTGGAAGTGGTGCGGTCGGCGGGCTGTATGGAGCCATGTTGGCGAAATCCGGATGTGAGGTTCATTTTTTGCTGCATTCGGATTTCGACCACGTTCGCGAAAACGGATTGCGAATCGACAGCGTGCAGGGCGACTTCGTGTTGGAATCGCCGCAGGTTTACCAGTCCGTGGAATCGATGCCCAAGTGCGATGTTGTGATCGTGGCGTTGAAGTCCACTCGCAATGCGTTGCTGGATGAGTGGTTGCCGCAGGTCACGGCGGAGAAGGGCGTGGTGCTGACTCTGCAGAATGGGTTGAACGTCGAGGCGGATGTCCGCCGGACAATCCCTGCAGGACACGTCCTGGGTGGATGTTGTTTCTTGTGCAGCAACAAGGTGGGGCCGGGGCACATCCATCACTTGGACTATGGCCGAATCGCATTTGGTGCCTATCAAGAACCGGGCGTGGACCGATCCTGGGCGGAGTCCGTCGGGCACCGGATCGAAGCGGACATGAAGTCAGCGGGCATCGATGCCAACTGGAACGATGATCTGGCCAAGACTCGTTGGCGAAAGCTGATGTGGAACATCCCGTTCAACGGGTTGTCGGTTGTCCTGGATGCCTCGACCGATCGAATCATCGGATCGCAACCGGGCCGCGAATTGGCGATGCAGTTGATCTCGGAAGTTCACGCGGGCGCGGCGGCCTGTGGTGTTGAGATCGACCAGAAAGCGATTCGGGCGACGATGGAACACACCGAGACCATGGTGCCCTATGACAGCAGCATGCGGCTGGATTTCTTGGCCAAACGGCCGATGGAAGTCGAAGCGATTTTCGGAAATCCTTTGCGAGCGATCGGCGATCAAGCCAGCCAAATCGCCCCGTCAATTTCGATGCTGTATCAGCAACTCGCGTTCTTCGACGAAGCGATCTGCCGAGACGCTTGA
- a CDS encoding ABC transporter permease, with amino-acid sequence MSDALTLDHLCVSAGQRTLLQDAHLAFPDGKITVLVGGSGAGKSVLLRVLAGILPRHGDAIQWSGDIHWRGESVDSESMPRTGIVFQQFALFDELSPTANVQFAIDHRADLSESPQHSAADWLEFLGVPASTPVAALSGGQKQRLAIARTLASAPEIILYDEPTSGLDAATGKRVADLIRETQSRFGRTSIVVTHDYETLLPIADEVLLFDSAGKTIRRIEPAEWSHVAEQMESVALAPSQLNEVVTKPISRTVEMVRRATQRFLDSTGRSLIAAARLPWDARPVVPSVKWAGRFLAHYLRLVGGPSAWVYLIIAGLIAGFTTTYFTLRFLPFRLYTQPLLIDELLSSIGFALYRILVPVLATVLIAARCGAAVAADVGVKQYGGQVDAFRTLGIRAPAYLLIPILAAFLIATPILEWIAFTASHWISRITFNFSHPEIGVHFWQQHFFRAITPDTTGGSLITCWKGWDWVLAKNLLCGFGTAAIGYHQGITPKHSAGDVSHCITATVLWTTLYVLVVHFIVALLEF; translated from the coding sequence TTGTCTGACGCATTGACTCTGGACCATCTGTGCGTGTCGGCAGGCCAACGCACGCTGTTGCAAGATGCTCATCTGGCTTTTCCGGATGGCAAGATCACCGTTTTGGTCGGTGGCAGTGGTGCTGGGAAAAGTGTGCTGCTGAGAGTCCTGGCGGGCATTTTGCCACGGCACGGCGACGCGATTCAGTGGAGCGGTGACATTCACTGGCGAGGCGAGTCCGTTGATTCGGAGTCGATGCCGCGAACGGGAATCGTTTTTCAGCAGTTTGCATTGTTCGACGAACTTTCGCCAACCGCGAACGTTCAATTCGCGATTGACCACCGTGCGGATCTCAGCGAATCGCCTCAGCATAGCGCGGCGGATTGGTTGGAATTCCTTGGTGTGCCCGCGTCGACACCTGTGGCGGCACTCAGTGGTGGTCAGAAACAACGTTTGGCGATCGCAAGGACGTTGGCATCCGCGCCCGAAATCATTCTTTACGACGAACCGACCTCCGGGTTGGATGCCGCGACTGGAAAACGAGTCGCGGATTTGATTCGAGAGACGCAGTCTCGATTCGGTCGAACCAGCATCGTTGTGACGCACGACTACGAGACGTTGTTGCCGATTGCCGACGAAGTGTTGTTGTTCGATTCCGCCGGGAAAACCATCCGCCGGATCGAGCCAGCGGAGTGGTCCCATGTCGCCGAACAAATGGAATCGGTGGCGCTGGCGCCTTCACAGCTCAACGAGGTTGTGACAAAGCCAATTTCCCGGACCGTTGAGATGGTCCGGCGTGCAACGCAACGATTCTTGGATTCGACGGGACGCAGCTTGATCGCCGCCGCGAGGCTGCCTTGGGATGCGCGGCCGGTGGTCCCTAGCGTGAAGTGGGCGGGGCGTTTTCTCGCTCACTATTTGCGATTGGTGGGTGGTCCGTCGGCCTGGGTTTATTTGATCATCGCGGGTTTGATTGCGGGATTCACAACCACGTATTTCACGCTGCGGTTTTTGCCGTTTCGGTTGTACACCCAGCCGTTGTTGATCGATGAGTTGCTCTCCTCGATCGGGTTTGCGCTGTATCGGATTTTGGTGCCGGTGTTGGCGACCGTGTTGATCGCGGCCCGGTGTGGTGCGGCAGTGGCCGCTGACGTGGGAGTCAAGCAGTATGGTGGGCAGGTGGATGCGTTTCGGACATTGGGGATTCGCGCCCCGGCGTACTTGCTGATTCCAATTTTGGCAGCCTTCCTGATTGCGACACCGATTTTGGAGTGGATCGCGTTCACCGCCTCGCACTGGATCAGCCGCATCACGTTCAACTTTTCGCATCCGGAAATTGGCGTTCATTTCTGGCAACAACACTTCTTTCGTGCCATCACGCCCGATACGACCGGAGGATCCCTGATCACCTGTTGGAAAGGTTGGGATTGGGTGCTGGCAAAGAACTTGCTTTGTGGTTTCGGCACCGCGGCGATTGGTTACCATCAAGGGATTACCCCCAAACATTCAGCCGGTGATGTCAGTCATTGCATCACCGCAACGGTTTTATGGACGACGCTGTACGTGTTGGTCGTGCACTTCATCGTTGCGTTGCTGGAATTTTGA
- a CDS encoding adenosylmethionine--8-amino-7-oxononanoate transaminase, with translation MKNHVWQPYCQMKTAPPPMKIVATEGCHLIGASGQRWIDGMASWWSACHGYNHPHVREAVTEQLARMPHVMFGGITHEPAERLATRLAALAPGDLNHVFFSDSGSVAVEVAMKMAIGHWRRRDRPGRTRFLAFHNAYHGDTTGAMSLCDPQRSMHARYSDAITQQFHVPLPRDESFEEELNRVLSEHADSIAGVFVEPLVQGAGGMRFHDVETLRRIRDACRRHDVLLIADEIATGFQRTGKMFAVDHTAEDEHPVVPDILCLGKALTAGTMSMAVTIARTHVFDSFYDDDPGAALMHGPTFMANPLACSAANASLDLFETTSYDIDRLESVLRERLSVLRELDHVADVRCLGAVGVVQFRDPPKMQRVQEELVQRGVWLRPFGDCLYTTPPLCIGEDSLHQICDAMIDATHATLPSGIQLR, from the coding sequence ATGAAGAACCATGTGTGGCAACCGTATTGCCAAATGAAGACCGCTCCGCCGCCGATGAAGATCGTGGCGACGGAAGGTTGTCATTTGATTGGCGCCAGCGGCCAGCGGTGGATCGATGGAATGGCGTCGTGGTGGTCAGCCTGTCACGGTTACAATCATCCTCATGTTCGCGAGGCGGTGACGGAACAGTTGGCGCGAATGCCGCATGTGATGTTCGGTGGAATCACGCATGAGCCCGCCGAGCGTTTGGCGACTCGGTTGGCTGCGTTGGCTCCGGGGGATTTGAATCATGTGTTCTTTTCCGACAGCGGGTCTGTCGCGGTCGAAGTCGCAATGAAGATGGCGATCGGGCACTGGCGTCGCCGCGATCGTCCCGGGCGGACTCGGTTCTTGGCGTTTCACAATGCGTACCACGGTGACACCACCGGCGCGATGTCATTGTGTGACCCGCAGCGAAGCATGCATGCTCGCTACAGCGACGCGATCACGCAGCAGTTCCATGTGCCGCTCCCGCGAGATGAATCGTTCGAAGAAGAGTTGAATCGTGTGCTTTCCGAACATGCTGATTCCATTGCTGGTGTGTTCGTCGAACCGTTGGTGCAAGGCGCCGGCGGGATGCGATTTCACGACGTGGAAACGCTGCGTCGGATCCGAGACGCGTGTCGGCGACATGACGTGTTGTTGATCGCTGATGAGATCGCGACCGGGTTTCAGCGAACCGGGAAAATGTTCGCGGTGGACCACACCGCGGAGGACGAGCATCCGGTGGTGCCGGATATCCTGTGTTTGGGCAAAGCCCTGACAGCAGGCACGATGTCGATGGCAGTCACAATCGCCCGAACACATGTCTTTGATTCGTTCTACGATGACGATCCTGGTGCGGCATTGATGCACGGGCCGACGTTCATGGCCAATCCGCTGGCCTGTTCTGCCGCGAATGCTTCGTTGGATCTGTTTGAGACGACTTCGTATGACATCGATCGCTTGGAATCAGTCCTTCGAGAGCGATTGTCTGTGTTGCGAGAGCTCGACCATGTGGCCGACGTTCGATGTTTGGGAGCGGTCGGCGTGGTCCAGTTTCGCGACCCACCGAAGATGCAGCGTGTGCAAGAGGAGTTGGTTCAACGAGGTGTTTGGTTGCGCCCGTTTGGAGACTGCTTGTACACAACGCCGCCATTGTGCATTGGCGAGGATTCCCTGCACCAAATTTGCGATGCCATGATCGACGCGACACACGCGACGTTGCCGTCCGGCATTCAGTTGCGATAA
- a CDS encoding M48 family metalloprotease, with amino-acid sequence MKPFWLVLNEQGINLSFYVFLLVLVSLCCGAAPGWSEPSFRSVIASVALVAGWTILCHTAARMMVLQVRRGHMRLRDAARMLEIQLDIFRWLGLPVVLVCLGAFSLAAWTREQPILESSMMLQSIVLLTPGITILLATWSAEHVFGARLGLTDSTLRNYFVSLWSGLRGGPVWLIIPTMMFLLLGDLAEWSQPLATGNALAIGIAVGIAVIAFLLPWVVAQVIRQEPLSDEDRETISLWLERVGVRTRGWGGMRIVRWNTNGRVFNALVAGLFRPGRLLLLSDRVLDELPRGQVLMVVMHEVAHVRRWHVPIRMAAVAPAWFVSIWVGSLFTNEAWGATVGGLAGLLLTVGTLSAVAYLTEWDADAVACKLAVKAGNQAEGMPATEAEAAGMMAAALGRVTAGHPAARRASWLHPSLAMRVKRLAKPPRIHLI; translated from the coding sequence GTGAAGCCATTCTGGCTCGTGCTCAACGAACAAGGAATCAATTTGTCGTTCTACGTCTTTCTGCTGGTCTTGGTATCGCTTTGCTGTGGGGCGGCTCCCGGTTGGTCAGAACCTTCGTTTCGCTCGGTGATTGCCAGCGTGGCGTTGGTCGCTGGTTGGACGATCCTCTGTCACACCGCGGCCAGAATGATGGTGTTGCAGGTACGTCGCGGGCACATGCGATTGCGTGACGCGGCGCGGATGCTGGAAATTCAGCTGGACATCTTTCGGTGGTTAGGATTGCCGGTCGTGTTGGTTTGCCTGGGTGCTTTTTCGCTGGCGGCTTGGACTCGAGAGCAACCGATTTTGGAATCAAGCATGATGCTGCAGTCGATCGTGTTGCTCACACCGGGGATCACGATTCTGCTGGCGACTTGGTCCGCGGAACATGTCTTCGGAGCCCGATTGGGGCTCACCGATTCAACGCTTCGAAACTACTTTGTTTCACTTTGGTCGGGGCTTCGCGGCGGTCCTGTCTGGTTGATCATCCCGACGATGATGTTTCTGTTGCTCGGCGATTTGGCGGAATGGAGCCAACCGCTCGCGACGGGAAACGCTCTTGCAATTGGAATCGCAGTCGGCATCGCGGTGATTGCATTTCTGCTGCCGTGGGTGGTCGCTCAAGTGATTCGGCAAGAGCCCCTTTCCGATGAAGATCGCGAAACAATCAGCCTGTGGTTGGAACGCGTTGGCGTTCGAACTCGAGGATGGGGTGGCATGCGGATTGTGCGATGGAACACAAATGGCCGCGTGTTCAACGCGTTGGTCGCCGGGTTGTTTCGTCCGGGCCGTTTGCTGCTGTTGTCCGATCGAGTGCTCGATGAATTGCCTCGCGGACAAGTGCTGATGGTGGTGATGCATGAAGTTGCCCACGTGCGTCGTTGGCATGTGCCCATCCGAATGGCTGCGGTCGCACCGGCCTGGTTCGTTTCGATCTGGGTGGGATCCTTGTTCACCAATGAAGCTTGGGGAGCAACGGTTGGCGGACTGGCTGGGTTGTTGCTGACGGTGGGGACGCTGAGTGCCGTGGCGTATCTGACTGAATGGGATGCCGACGCGGTCGCTTGCAAGTTGGCAGTCAAAGCGGGGAACCAAGCGGAAGGCATGCCGGCAACTGAAGCGGAGGCGGCGGGAATGATGGCCGCTGCGTTGGGACGAGTCACCGCGGGCCATCCTGCGGCCCGTCGAGCGAGTTGGTTGCATCCAAGTTTGGCCATGCGTGTCAAGCGATTGGCCAAACCACCACGCATCCATCTGATTTGA
- a CDS encoding sulfatase-like hydrolase/transferase, whose translation MRSRHLLCLLVGLMVLSNGFAPAPATADTPPSQPNILFVLYDDLGWGDLGCYYQNESKHDRTHQTPHWDAMAAEGLQMRNHYCPAPVCAPSRASLLTGVHQGHASIRDNQFDKALPDVPTVASVLKDSGYTTALIGKYGLQGEGSNAETWPAYPTKRGFDEFFGYVRHRDGHNHYPADKWPIANGEAHANPVELWHNDEEISSQLKGCYTADLFTAKTKQFLVDHQSQSADEPFFVFLSYDTPHASIQYPASPYPEGKGVKGGVQWLGETDRMINTVGPIDSYKHPDYANQGWTDAEVRFATSVRRLDDLMGDLLQTLRDLKMDENTLVVLSSDNGPHSESYIRNVNYNPTSFQSYGPFDGMKRDCYEGGIRVPTIAWWPGKIAPGIDRSASQFHDWLTTFADLAGATVPARADGVSLAPTLLKTGEQAPPTTYVEYFNGGKTPNYDDFEPARRGARRGQMQAIFLDGYKGVRHNIQSHSDPFEIYDVANDPGEANNLAGTSAEMDALQQRMHDRVLQVRSNNASAPRPYDQAPIPADDTLEANAPMVVTYCPSETSVVSRLDPAQSTEVDIKELDVDEAVRTAGKGNVRVRSVLNVAKTGRYEVRLTATGDAVLRLHDAALIDTTGQSNTEASVEVTLEAGTHPVDMIVRLAGNDSVPALELNELPDASQKSRQPAKKKRNSK comes from the coding sequence ATGCGTTCTCGCCATCTTCTGTGTTTGCTCGTTGGACTGATGGTTTTGTCCAATGGGTTCGCGCCCGCCCCAGCCACTGCGGACACCCCACCTAGCCAACCGAACATCTTGTTCGTTCTCTACGACGACCTTGGTTGGGGCGATTTGGGGTGTTACTACCAGAACGAATCCAAGCACGATCGGACGCATCAAACACCCCACTGGGACGCGATGGCTGCCGAAGGGCTGCAGATGCGAAATCACTACTGCCCGGCTCCGGTGTGTGCTCCCAGTCGTGCTTCGTTGCTGACGGGCGTTCATCAAGGTCATGCGTCGATACGCGACAACCAATTTGACAAGGCATTGCCGGATGTACCGACGGTCGCATCGGTTTTGAAGGACTCGGGATACACGACCGCCTTGATTGGCAAGTACGGGTTGCAGGGGGAAGGCAGCAACGCCGAAACTTGGCCCGCGTACCCGACCAAGCGTGGCTTTGACGAATTCTTTGGCTACGTCCGTCACCGCGACGGGCACAATCACTATCCCGCCGACAAGTGGCCGATCGCCAACGGTGAGGCGCACGCCAACCCGGTGGAACTCTGGCACAACGACGAAGAGATTTCGTCGCAGCTGAAGGGCTGTTACACCGCCGATTTGTTCACCGCGAAAACGAAGCAGTTTTTGGTTGACCATCAATCGCAATCCGCGGACGAACCCTTTTTCGTCTTCCTGTCCTACGACACGCCTCACGCCTCGATCCAGTACCCGGCTTCGCCGTATCCAGAAGGCAAGGGGGTCAAGGGCGGCGTGCAGTGGCTCGGCGAGACTGATCGCATGATCAATACGGTCGGGCCAATCGATTCGTACAAGCATCCTGACTATGCCAATCAGGGCTGGACGGATGCCGAGGTCCGATTTGCAACCAGCGTCCGTCGTCTCGATGACTTGATGGGCGACCTGCTGCAAACGCTTCGTGATCTGAAGATGGACGAGAACACGTTGGTGGTTCTCTCCAGTGACAACGGACCACACAGTGAATCCTACATTCGCAATGTGAATTACAACCCAACTTCGTTTCAGTCCTACGGGCCCTTTGATGGGATGAAACGCGATTGTTACGAAGGCGGGATCCGAGTCCCGACCATCGCTTGGTGGCCCGGGAAGATCGCACCAGGAATCGATCGTAGCGCGAGCCAGTTCCATGATTGGTTGACCACGTTCGCTGATTTGGCGGGAGCAACTGTTCCAGCACGAGCGGACGGTGTTTCGTTGGCACCGACGTTGTTGAAGACGGGGGAGCAAGCACCGCCGACGACTTACGTCGAGTATTTCAACGGAGGCAAAACGCCAAACTACGATGACTTCGAACCCGCCAGACGCGGTGCTCGTCGTGGCCAAATGCAAGCGATCTTCCTGGACGGTTACAAAGGCGTTCGGCACAACATCCAGTCGCACTCGGATCCCTTCGAAATCTACGATGTGGCCAACGACCCCGGCGAAGCGAACAACTTGGCGGGAACATCCGCCGAAATGGATGCGTTGCAACAACGAATGCACGACCGTGTTTTGCAGGTTCGCTCGAACAATGCGTCCGCTCCGCGTCCCTACGATCAGGCCCCCATCCCGGCGGATGACACCTTGGAAGCGAACGCTCCGATGGTCGTCACCTATTGCCCGAGCGAAACGTCAGTGGTCTCGCGTTTAGACCCCGCCCAATCGACCGAGGTTGACATCAAGGAACTGGATGTCGATGAAGCGGTGCGAACCGCCGGCAAAGGAAACGTTCGTGTGCGGTCGGTTCTGAATGTTGCCAAAACGGGACGCTACGAAGTGCGACTGACCGCGACCGGCGACGCTGTGCTGCGGTTGCATGATGCCGCCTTGATTGACACAACGGGGCAATCGAACACCGAGGCGTCCGTCGAGGTCACGCTTGAAGCGGGGACGCACCCGGTTGACATGATCGTCCGTTTGGCGGGCAATGATTCGGTTCCGGCATTGGAACTGAATGAGCTGCCAGACGCTTCCCAGAAGTCACGCCAACCAGCGAAAAAGAAGAGGAATTCCAAATGA
- a CDS encoding DUF1559 domain-containing protein: MSQKKLKRSGFTLVELLVVIAIIGVLVGLLLPAVQSAREAARRMSCSNNMKQLGLAMHNYHDTMSTFPLGSYNLRETWPASGSNWRALLLPFIEQGNIHEKLEFSYSSHFMAGGAAGADALKGNEVLKYLAVPTYACPSSAIEMFEDAPVSNNSEGAMNVQYVGIQGAARPVPGGDPNKGTADLGHGWSSNNGMLFPNGKIKMRDVVDGTTNAIMIAEQSGWVDGVNRTSNYYGGWMGSRHPRPVDGSSSWDLWQTGTTCVRFAPNSQIVQTGATDRMYRNNTVINSMHTGGINVVMGDASVQFITDSIDFMLLKQLCCRYDGEITSLPQ; this comes from the coding sequence ATGAGTCAGAAGAAATTGAAACGCTCTGGATTCACTTTGGTCGAGTTGCTGGTTGTCATTGCCATCATTGGAGTCTTGGTCGGGCTGCTGCTACCAGCGGTCCAATCAGCTCGAGAAGCTGCCCGTCGGATGAGTTGTTCCAACAACATGAAGCAACTCGGTCTCGCGATGCACAACTATCACGACACCATGTCCACGTTCCCGCTAGGTTCCTATAACCTTCGCGAAACTTGGCCCGCCAGCGGATCCAATTGGCGAGCATTGCTGTTGCCTTTCATTGAACAAGGGAACATTCACGAGAAGCTCGAATTCAGCTACTCGTCCCACTTCATGGCCGGAGGTGCGGCGGGTGCCGACGCGTTGAAAGGCAATGAAGTTCTCAAGTATCTCGCCGTACCAACCTACGCTTGCCCGTCCTCGGCAATCGAGATGTTTGAAGATGCTCCGGTCTCCAACAATTCCGAGGGAGCCATGAACGTCCAGTATGTCGGAATCCAAGGCGCCGCTCGACCAGTTCCTGGTGGTGATCCCAACAAAGGGACCGCAGACCTCGGTCACGGTTGGTCCTCCAACAACGGGATGCTGTTCCCCAACGGCAAGATCAAGATGCGAGACGTCGTGGATGGAACCACCAACGCGATCATGATCGCGGAACAGTCAGGCTGGGTCGATGGAGTCAACCGAACCTCCAACTATTACGGTGGATGGATGGGGTCACGACACCCGCGTCCCGTGGATGGCTCCAGCAGCTGGGATCTCTGGCAAACCGGGACCACCTGCGTCCGATTCGCTCCGAACTCTCAGATCGTGCAAACCGGGGCCACCGATCGAATGTACCGCAACAACACCGTGATCAATTCCATGCACACCGGTGGCATCAACGTGGTCATGGGCGACGCCAGCGTTCAGTTCATCACGGATTCAATTGACTTCATGCTGCTGAAGCAACTGTGCTGCCGCTACGACGGTGAAATCACCTCGCTTCCGCAGTGA